A window of the Parabacteroides merdae ATCC 43184 genome harbors these coding sequences:
- a CDS encoding sulfatase-like hydrolase/transferase encodes MKQALSLIGVSFLSVVSSLAADKKPNIILILADDMRASGMNFLGKEQVQTPNLDKLAGESTVFTNAHIMGGTSGAVSMPSRAMLMTGKYLYNLEKQGATIPNSHTMIGETLQKAGYNTFHTGKWHSSYEALNRCFKEGKAIFFGGMWDHWNVPLYDYHADMNYGKRRPVIHNQAKSNKVEYEIGEYMYSGKHSVDIFTHEAVEYIQQQKDKNQPFFLSVAYMSPHDPRSMPDEYMQLYDQSQIQLPPNFMEKHPFDNGELEIRDEILAAIPRRPDEIKKHIREYYAMISHVDKRVGNIIQTLKDNGLYENTIIIFAGDNGLAVGQHGLMGKQNVYEHSVGVPLMIKAAAQHTGKKTADLCYLIDVFPTLCDMLQLPVPQSVDGISLLSSLDGKEPVRDYLYYSYMDNQRGISDGTWKLIEYHVNGKRTTQLFNLKNDPWERNDLSGQKKYEKTIQRLREKMAEEQKRTNDTSVFWNNFSY; translated from the coding sequence ATGAAACAAGCATTATCATTGATCGGAGTTTCCTTTTTATCTGTTGTCAGTTCACTGGCAGCAGATAAAAAGCCCAATATCATTCTGATTCTTGCCGACGACATGCGAGCTTCAGGAATGAACTTTTTAGGAAAAGAACAAGTCCAAACGCCCAACCTGGATAAATTGGCAGGAGAAAGTACAGTCTTCACCAACGCCCACATCATGGGTGGTACATCCGGAGCCGTCAGTATGCCAAGTCGGGCCATGCTAATGACCGGAAAATATCTTTATAACCTCGAAAAACAGGGAGCAACAATCCCGAATTCGCACACGATGATAGGTGAAACCCTTCAGAAAGCCGGCTATAATACATTCCATACCGGTAAATGGCATAGTAGCTATGAAGCCCTGAACCGTTGCTTTAAAGAAGGGAAAGCCATCTTTTTCGGAGGCATGTGGGATCACTGGAATGTTCCCTTGTACGATTACCATGCAGATATGAATTACGGAAAACGTCGTCCGGTCATCCATAACCAGGCAAAATCGAACAAAGTAGAATATGAAATAGGAGAATATATGTATTCAGGAAAGCATTCCGTAGATATTTTCACCCATGAAGCCGTCGAATATATTCAACAACAAAAAGATAAAAACCAGCCGTTCTTCTTGTCGGTAGCCTATATGTCTCCCCATGACCCTCGGAGCATGCCGGATGAATACATGCAGCTTTACGACCAGAGCCAAATACAACTTCCACCCAATTTTATGGAAAAGCACCCGTTCGATAACGGAGAATTAGAAATACGTGACGAAATATTGGCTGCTATTCCCCGCCGTCCGGATGAAATCAAAAAACATATCAGGGAATACTATGCCATGATCTCCCATGTAGACAAACGCGTAGGCAACATTATCCAAACTCTGAAAGATAACGGGTTATATGAAAACACAATCATCATATTTGCAGGAGACAACGGGTTGGCAGTCGGACAACACGGCCTGATGGGGAAACAGAATGTATACGAACATAGCGTTGGCGTCCCTTTGATGATCAAAGCTGCCGCACAGCATACCGGTAAAAAGACCGCAGACCTATGTTACTTGATAGACGTATTCCCAACCCTTTGCGACATGCTCCAACTACCTGTACCCCAATCGGTAGACGGTATCAGTCTACTTTCTTCCTTAGATGGGAAAGAACCTGTCCGCGACTACCTATATTACAGCTATATGGATAATCAACGCGGCATTTCCGATGGAACCTGGAAGTTGATTGAATATCATGTGAATGGGAAACGCACGACCCAGTTATTCAATCTGAAAAACGATCCTTGGGAGAGGAACGATCTCAGCGGACAAAAGAAATACGAAAAAACAATCCAGCGTCTTCGCGAAAAGATGGCTGAAGAGCAGAAGAGGACAAATGATACATCTGTTTTCTGGAATAATTTCAGTTATTAA
- a CDS encoding sugar kinase, which translates to MDKKVITFGEIMLRLATPDYLRFCQSDKLNATFGGGEANVAVSLANYGIATEFVTRLPKNDIARACVMDLRKYGVGTSHIVYGGDRLGIYFLETGAVARASKVVYDRAHSAISEIQPGMVNWEEVFKDASWFHWTGITPAISQGAADACLEAIQVANRMGIPVSCDLNYRKNLWKYGKTASEVMPELVAGCDVILGNEEDAEKVFGIKPEGFDVTATNGEVNAAEFESVCTQLMAKFPRAKKVIITLRGAINANHNTWGGVLYAKGKLYQSRRYDITHIVDRVGGGDSFMGGLIYGLLTYTTDDQKALDFAVAASCLKHTIYGDFNQVTVEEVEKLMSGDASGRVSR; encoded by the coding sequence ATGGATAAGAAAGTAATAACCTTTGGAGAAATCATGCTTAGACTGGCCACTCCAGACTATCTCCGTTTTTGTCAAAGTGATAAATTGAATGCTACCTTTGGTGGCGGTGAAGCTAATGTTGCCGTATCACTGGCAAACTATGGTATTGCAACCGAGTTTGTAACCCGTTTACCTAAAAACGACATTGCGCGTGCTTGCGTAATGGACCTGCGTAAATACGGTGTAGGGACTTCTCACATCGTTTACGGCGGCGACCGTTTGGGTATCTATTTTCTGGAAACAGGTGCGGTAGCCCGTGCCAGCAAAGTCGTCTATGACCGCGCTCACTCGGCTATCTCCGAAATCCAACCGGGAATGGTAAACTGGGAAGAAGTATTCAAAGATGCATCCTGGTTCCACTGGACAGGCATTACACCGGCCATTTCACAGGGTGCGGCAGATGCTTGCCTCGAAGCTATCCAAGTGGCAAACCGTATGGGTATCCCCGTATCATGCGACCTTAATTACCGCAAAAATCTGTGGAAATATGGCAAAACGGCCTCTGAAGTGATGCCGGAACTGGTTGCAGGTTGTGACGTAATCCTTGGTAACGAAGAGGATGCGGAAAAGGTATTCGGCATTAAACCAGAAGGTTTCGACGTAACAGCCACAAACGGTGAAGTAAACGCTGCCGAATTCGAATCCGTTTGCACACAATTGATGGCTAAATTCCCGCGTGCAAAGAAAGTGATCATCACACTGCGCGGCGCTATCAATGCAAACCACAATACGTGGGGCGGCGTTCTCTATGCCAAAGGCAAACTGTACCAGTCTCGTCGTTACGACATTACTCATATCGTTGACCGTGTAGGTGGTGGAGACTCTTTCATGGGAGGTTTGATCTACGGTCTGCTGACTTATACGACAGACGACCAGAAAGCACTCGATTTCGCTGTCGCTGCATCTTGCTTGAAACACACGATCTACGGCGACTTCAACCAAGTGACAGTCGAAGAAGTTGAAAAGTTGATGAGTGGCGATGCTTCCGGACGAGTTTCAAGATAA
- a CDS encoding bifunctional 4-hydroxy-2-oxoglutarate aldolase/2-dehydro-3-deoxy-phosphogluconate aldolase, whose translation MARFNKMQVLDAIVSTGMVPVYYNKDVEIAKQVVKACYEGGVRAFEFTNRGDFAHEVFAELIKFATKECPELVLGVGSIVDAGTASLYLQLGANFVVGPLFNPEIAKVCNRRLVPYTPGCGSVSEIGFAQEVGCDLCKIFPAGNVGGPSFVKNIKAPMPWSMIMATGAVEPTEENLSAWFKAGVTCVGMGSKLFPKEMIAAGNWEAISTLCRDALATIKKYR comes from the coding sequence ATGGCAAGATTCAATAAAATGCAGGTACTCGATGCGATCGTCAGCACAGGAATGGTACCTGTTTACTACAATAAAGATGTAGAAATCGCAAAGCAGGTTGTCAAAGCTTGCTACGAAGGTGGTGTCCGTGCATTCGAATTCACCAATCGCGGTGACTTCGCTCATGAAGTATTTGCCGAACTGATCAAGTTCGCTACAAAAGAATGCCCCGAACTGGTATTAGGCGTCGGATCTATCGTGGATGCCGGAACAGCTTCCCTATACTTGCAATTGGGTGCTAACTTCGTTGTCGGCCCATTGTTCAACCCGGAAATCGCAAAGGTTTGTAACCGTCGCTTGGTCCCATATACACCAGGATGCGGTTCCGTTTCGGAAATCGGTTTCGCCCAAGAAGTAGGTTGTGACCTGTGTAAGATTTTCCCTGCCGGAAACGTAGGCGGACCATCGTTCGTGAAGAACATCAAAGCTCCGATGCCTTGGTCTATGATCATGGCTACAGGCGCCGTAGAACCGACGGAAGAAAATCTGTCGGCCTGGTTTAAAGCTGGCGTGACTTGCGTAGGCATGGGTTCCAAGCTGTTCCCGAAAGAAATGATTGCAGCCGGCAACTGGGAGGCAATATCCACACTTTGCCGCGATGCACTGGCAACTATCAAGAAATATCGTTAA
- the uxaC gene encoding glucuronate isomerase, which yields MKSFLDSNFLLQSETAQKLYHEHAAKMPIIDYHCHLIPQQIADNYQFADLTEIWLGGDHYKWRAMRANGVPETYITGDKPAYEKFEKWAESLQYAMRNPLYHWTHLELSRIFGIDKVLNPSTAREIYDECTAKLQTPEFRAQAIMERMNVEVVCTTDDPIDDLKYHTQIRQSSLKTKVLPAWRPDKAMAIENVDTYNEYLTKLEAAADMSILNFKNLIDALQKRHDFFASQGCRLSDHGILTFYAEPYTDAEIEAIFLKARMKKELTVEEIDKFRSAMLYEFAVMDAKSDWVQQFHYGATRNNNVRMFKQLGPDTGYDAIGDAEVAAPLARFLSRLDEEGVLAKSIFYNLNPRDNELLMTTIYSFNDGTVPGKMQYGSGWWFLDQIHGMEKQMNALSDLGLLSRFVGMLTDSRSFLSYPRHEYFRRILCNILGREVEDGLLPASELSFIGKMVEDISYNNAKGYFKF from the coding sequence ATGAAATCCTTTCTCGATTCCAATTTCCTGCTCCAGTCCGAGACAGCTCAGAAACTGTATCACGAACACGCAGCCAAAATGCCAATCATCGATTATCACTGCCACTTGATCCCGCAACAGATAGCCGACAACTATCAGTTTGCCGACCTGACGGAAATATGGTTGGGTGGTGACCATTATAAATGGCGTGCGATGCGTGCCAACGGCGTACCTGAAACATACATCACAGGGGATAAACCAGCGTATGAAAAATTTGAAAAATGGGCTGAATCCCTGCAGTATGCCATGCGCAACCCTCTATATCACTGGACCCATCTTGAACTGAGCCGTATCTTCGGCATAGACAAGGTTCTGAATCCGTCCACCGCCCGCGAGATATACGACGAATGCACAGCCAAATTGCAAACACCGGAGTTCCGTGCCCAGGCAATCATGGAACGTATGAACGTGGAAGTCGTATGTACGACCGACGATCCGATCGATGATTTGAAATATCATACCCAGATCCGCCAAAGCAGTCTGAAAACCAAAGTGCTTCCTGCCTGGCGACCGGACAAGGCTATGGCAATCGAGAATGTCGATACATATAACGAATATCTGACCAAGTTGGAAGCAGCTGCCGACATGTCGATCCTCAACTTCAAAAACTTGATCGACGCTTTGCAGAAACGTCACGACTTCTTCGCGTCACAAGGCTGCCGCCTGTCCGACCATGGAATACTTACATTCTATGCCGAACCCTATACGGATGCTGAAATCGAGGCCATATTCCTGAAAGCACGTATGAAGAAAGAACTGACAGTCGAAGAAATCGACAAATTCCGTTCTGCCATGTTGTACGAATTTGCGGTTATGGATGCCAAAAGCGACTGGGTACAACAGTTCCACTATGGTGCAACCCGCAACAACAACGTCCGCATGTTTAAGCAATTAGGTCCCGACACAGGCTACGATGCAATTGGAGATGCAGAAGTCGCAGCTCCGCTAGCTCGCTTCCTGAGCCGTTTGGACGAAGAAGGCGTATTGGCAAAGTCTATCTTCTACAACCTAAACCCGCGCGATAACGAACTGCTGATGACAACGATCTACAGCTTTAACGACGGCACGGTTCCGGGCAAGATGCAGTATGGCTCCGGCTGGTGGTTCCTGGATCAGATTCACGGCATGGAAAAGCAGATGAACGCATTGTCCGACTTAGGGTTGCTGAGCCGCTTCGTCGGAATGCTCACGGATTCACGCAGTTTCCTATCCTATCCGCGTCATGAATACTTCCGCCGCATCCTGTGTAACATCCTGGGCCGCGAAGTGGAAGACGGTCTACTGCCTGCATCCGAACTGTCGTTCATCGGTAAGATGGTCGAAGATATCAGTTACAATAATGCGAAAGGATATTTCAAGTTCTAA
- the porW gene encoding type IX secretion system periplasmic lipoprotein PorW/SprE, whose product MKKGFYYIIALLIVSLFWSCSTKKNTKASRFYHAFNSRYNIYFNGKTSFDEALLSMQNGYKESYSDMILMYPISAQPKDKPETGGPFDRAIEKSNKAIKLHSIKAKPPKKPGWRNDPKQRAWQEQEEYNPFLKKCWLMMGQAQFYNADFLQASATFSYIARHYAHDEEVVAEARLWQARCYSEMEWFYEAEDILGKLNTNGIPRKNLNQYAAVYADYLVKNKQYEEAVPYFKTAIKAEKNRRQRTRMKYLLGQIYAEQDQNGLAYQMFGQVIKANPPYELEFAARIRQTEVFTGGNYQKVIKMLQRMAKSDKNKDLLDQVYYALGNVYMSREDTVNAIKNYELGVEKSTQNGLDKAICQIKLGDLYFQKRDYVKAQPNFSGALSGIQKEYKDYERVSKLSAILDELVVHVEAVHLQDSLQTLAKMPESERLAVIDKIIEQVKKEEEEAKALAEKEAYLAEQEAKGTGIDRPGTETGGITLPTTSGGSGFYFYNPQAVSQGKAAFQRKWGRRALEDDWRRRKKEMSTFNENMADETEDASEGEVGELATDSLEAGLEPAASDDPKTREYYIQQLPLTPEDIQASNIIIEDGLYNMAMIYKDKLEDIPLATEAFEELERRFPKHSHLLESYYQVYLMALRSGNQALAAAYKNKLVTTFPESDYAVAIADPNYEYNIRMMDKVQDSIYQATYASYLAEDTVTVRRNYRDVSAKYPLADLLPKFMFLEALTYVQAGDAEGFKNALKALVEKYPTADVTELAGEMLKGVLRGRMMVQGGIRGMSWNLRFGVGDDGTLSAADSARVFTAESNTSYRMLLMFPTGTLDRNQLLFAVAAYNFANFMVKEFDLSFEEAGPMSMLTIHGFFNLDEIFHYYKMIYGADGYATALDKNVAILPISDDNYETLMRGKTLEEYVEFFQENFGEAVPELAARWKARMAAEQIKEEEAKAEEAEAQDSENIPEEKPEPVKKTVRPKEQRQQQAVEEVVVPSAVKDTVPVELPAVDTMTVRETETLLPADVDTVSVQPVVKDTVVPASSDTVSAVVTPVEQPKELTLKEIEELRKREADEVEARKEEARKAFEAQQKAEKELQEKKAKENEELLKKQKVEEEALLKAKAEREKQLERDRKAKLKQVEAERKAKLKAREELRKQKEREYKERLKQKEKERKQKEREYKEKLKAKEKARREAQKAKEAAAKAKRKR is encoded by the coding sequence ATGAAGAAAGGTTTCTACTATATAATCGCATTATTGATTGTCTCTTTGTTTTGGTCTTGCAGTACGAAAAAGAATACCAAGGCAAGCCGCTTCTATCACGCTTTTAATTCCCGCTATAATATCTATTTCAACGGAAAAACATCGTTTGACGAAGCGTTGCTTTCCATGCAGAACGGCTATAAGGAAAGCTATTCCGACATGATACTGATGTACCCGATCAGTGCGCAACCGAAAGACAAGCCCGAAACCGGAGGTCCTTTCGACCGGGCGATCGAGAAAAGCAATAAAGCGATCAAGCTCCACTCCATCAAAGCAAAGCCGCCTAAGAAACCGGGATGGCGCAATGATCCCAAACAACGTGCCTGGCAGGAACAGGAAGAATACAATCCGTTCCTCAAAAAGTGCTGGTTGATGATGGGGCAGGCGCAGTTCTATAATGCTGATTTCTTGCAGGCATCTGCCACTTTCTCTTACATAGCCCGTCATTATGCCCATGATGAAGAAGTGGTGGCCGAAGCCCGTCTTTGGCAGGCCCGCTGCTATTCTGAGATGGAATGGTTCTATGAAGCGGAAGATATCTTAGGAAAACTGAATACGAACGGTATCCCTCGCAAGAACCTGAACCAGTATGCGGCGGTATATGCCGACTACCTGGTGAAGAATAAGCAATATGAAGAAGCGGTCCCTTATTTCAAGACAGCGATCAAGGCAGAGAAGAACCGGCGCCAGCGTACCCGGATGAAGTATTTGTTGGGACAGATTTATGCCGAACAGGATCAGAACGGGCTTGCCTACCAGATGTTCGGACAGGTGATCAAAGCTAATCCTCCTTATGAACTGGAGTTTGCCGCCCGTATCCGCCAGACCGAAGTATTTACTGGCGGCAATTATCAGAAAGTGATCAAGATGTTGCAGCGGATGGCGAAAAGCGATAAGAACAAGGACCTGCTCGATCAGGTCTATTATGCGTTGGGCAATGTCTATATGAGCCGTGAAGATACAGTCAATGCCATCAAAAACTACGAGCTGGGTGTGGAGAAAAGCACACAGAACGGTTTGGACAAGGCGATCTGCCAGATCAAACTGGGTGATCTTTATTTCCAGAAGCGCGACTATGTCAAGGCACAACCGAATTTCAGCGGTGCATTGTCCGGCATCCAGAAAGAATATAAAGACTATGAACGGGTATCCAAGCTGTCTGCTATCTTGGACGAGTTGGTCGTGCATGTGGAGGCGGTCCATTTGCAGGATAGTTTGCAAACTCTTGCCAAAATGCCGGAGTCGGAACGGCTTGCCGTGATCGACAAAATCATCGAGCAGGTGAAGAAAGAGGAGGAGGAAGCCAAGGCCCTGGCCGAGAAAGAAGCTTATCTGGCGGAACAGGAGGCAAAAGGGACTGGTATCGACCGTCCAGGAACAGAGACTGGCGGCATCACATTACCGACGACGTCCGGAGGTTCCGGTTTCTATTTCTATAACCCGCAGGCAGTATCACAGGGAAAAGCAGCTTTCCAACGTAAATGGGGACGGCGTGCGCTGGAAGATGACTGGCGTCGACGTAAGAAAGAAATGTCCACTTTTAATGAGAATATGGCAGACGAAACTGAGGATGCTTCCGAAGGAGAGGTGGGCGAACTGGCTACCGATTCGCTCGAGGCCGGACTGGAACCTGCTGCTTCCGATGACCCGAAAACACGTGAGTATTACATTCAGCAGCTTCCGTTGACACCCGAAGATATCCAGGCTTCCAATATTATCATAGAAGATGGTCTCTATAACATGGCTATGATTTATAAGGACAAACTCGAGGATATCCCGTTGGCAACCGAAGCCTTTGAGGAACTGGAACGCCGTTTCCCGAAGCATAGTCACCTTTTGGAAAGCTACTACCAGGTTTATCTGATGGCTCTTCGTTCCGGAAACCAAGCGCTCGCTGCTGCTTATAAGAATAAGTTGGTTACGACTTTCCCTGAATCGGATTATGCGGTTGCGATTGCCGATCCGAATTACGAATATAATATCCGGATGATGGACAAGGTGCAGGATTCGATCTACCAGGCGACCTATGCAAGTTACCTGGCGGAAGATACGGTCACCGTTCGTCGTAATTATCGCGATGTCAGTGCCAAGTATCCGTTGGCGGATCTATTGCCTAAGTTCATGTTCCTCGAGGCGCTGACCTATGTGCAGGCTGGGGATGCTGAAGGTTTCAAAAACGCCTTGAAAGCATTGGTTGAGAAATATCCGACGGCTGATGTGACGGAACTGGCGGGTGAAATGCTGAAAGGTGTTCTGCGTGGGCGTATGATGGTTCAAGGTGGTATTAGGGGAATGAGTTGGAACTTGCGTTTCGGTGTGGGGGATGATGGTACGTTGTCGGCAGCCGACTCGGCACGTGTCTTTACGGCTGAATCTAACACGTCTTACCGGATGCTGTTAATGTTCCCGACCGGAACACTCGATCGTAACCAGTTGCTTTTTGCCGTTGCCGCCTATAACTTTGCCAATTTTATGGTGAAGGAGTTTGATTTGAGTTTTGAAGAAGCCGGTCCGATGAGCATGTTGACGATTCATGGTTTCTTCAATTTGGATGAGATCTTTCATTATTATAAGATGATCTACGGAGCGGATGGCTATGCAACTGCATTGGACAAAAATGTGGCTATTCTTCCGATCTCCGACGACAATTATGAAACCTTGATGCGGGGAAAGACGCTTGAGGAATATGTCGAATTCTTCCAGGAAAACTTCGGTGAGGCCGTTCCTGAACTGGCCGCTCGTTGGAAAGCCCGTATGGCTGCCGAACAGATCAAAGAGGAAGAGGCAAAAGCTGAAGAGGCCGAAGCACAGGATTCTGAAAATATTCCGGAAGAAAAGCCGGAACCTGTCAAGAAGACCGTCCGCCCGAAAGAACAACGCCAGCAGCAGGCTGTAGAAGAAGTTGTTGTACCGTCTGCCGTAAAAGATACGGTTCCGGTAGAACTTCCGGCGGTCGATACAATGACTGTCCGTGAAACAGAAACGCTCCTTCCGGCGGATGTAGATACTGTTTCTGTACAGCCGGTTGTAAAAGATACGGTTGTTCCGGCATCGTCCGACACCGTTTCCGCTGTTGTCACTCCTGTCGAACAACCGAAGGAACTCACGTTGAAAGAGATCGAAGAACTCCGCAAGCGCGAAGCCGATGAAGTTGAAGCCCGTAAGGAAGAAGCTCGTAAAGCTTTTGAAGCTCAACAGAAAGCCGAAAAAGAATTGCAGGAAAAGAAGGCAAAAGAAAACGAGGAACTTCTGAAGAAGCAAAAGGTTGAAGAAGAAGCGTTGCTGAAAGCAAAAGCCGAACGAGAAAAACAGCTTGAACGCGACCGCAAGGCCAAGCTGAAACAGGTCGAAGCCGAACGTAAGGCGAAACTCAAAGCCCGTGAAGAACTGCGTAAGCAGAAAGAACGTGAGTATAAGGAACGCCTGAAGCAAAAGGAAAAAGAACGTAAGCAGAAGGAACGCGAATACAAAGAAAAGCTGAAGGCCAAAGAAAAAGCCCGCCGCGAAGCCCAAAAGGCCAAAGAGGCGGCTGCCAAAGCGAAAAGAAAGAGGTAA
- a CDS encoding metal ABC transporter permease: MDLLQYGFFQHALLGSLLTAIACGIVGTYIVSRRLVFISGGITHASFGGLGLGFYLGMNPILMAMLFSVLSAFGVEWASKTQNVREDSAIAGIWSLGMALGVIFIFLTPGYAPNLSAYLFGNILTVSTGDIIWIAALALLLVILFSLFLREIVYVAFDRDFALTQGVPVKCIEYVMMCCIAVTIVLSIRLVGIMLLMSLLTLPQITVNLFTSDFKKIIFGSIAIGFLGCVFGLVLSYLLNVPSGAFIILVLVLFFLIVKAIKAVLKR, encoded by the coding sequence ATGGATTTACTTCAATATGGTTTTTTCCAGCATGCCCTTTTGGGTAGCCTGCTGACCGCGATCGCTTGTGGTATCGTCGGGACATATATCGTGTCGCGGCGGCTTGTCTTTATCAGTGGAGGTATCACTCATGCTTCTTTCGGTGGATTGGGGTTGGGGTTCTATCTCGGGATGAATCCGATCTTGATGGCAATGTTGTTTTCCGTGCTCTCCGCATTCGGGGTGGAGTGGGCGAGCAAGACACAGAATGTGCGTGAAGACTCTGCTATTGCCGGGATATGGTCGTTAGGAATGGCATTGGGCGTTATCTTTATTTTCCTGACACCCGGATATGCACCGAATCTATCCGCCTACCTTTTTGGAAATATTCTGACTGTTTCGACGGGAGATATTATCTGGATAGCCGCTTTGGCGTTGTTGCTGGTTATCCTTTTTTCGCTTTTCCTGCGGGAGATCGTTTATGTGGCCTTCGATAGGGATTTTGCACTGACGCAAGGAGTGCCCGTCAAGTGCATAGAATATGTAATGATGTGCTGCATCGCTGTGACGATCGTCCTTTCGATCCGTCTGGTCGGGATCATGCTTCTGATGAGTTTGCTGACGTTGCCTCAGATCACCGTAAACCTTTTTACATCAGACTTCAAGAAGATCATTTTCGGAAGTATTGCCATCGGTTTCTTGGGATGTGTGTTCGGGCTCGTCCTTTCTTATCTTCTGAATGTGCCTTCCGGGGCGTTTATTATTCTTGTCCTAGTCCTTTTCTTTTTGATAGTGAAAGCAATAAAAGCGGTTTTAAAGCGTTAA
- a CDS encoding 3-phosphoshikimate 1-carboxyvinyltransferase has product MNYTIKSPDSLKASVKLPASKSICNRALILNALSYSPYEIRNLSDCDDTEVMVKALNSNDRDFDIKAAGTAMRFLTAFLSKVVGEWTITGTERMKNRPIKILVDALNALGARVEYMEKEGYPPLRIFGSALQGGEISLAGGVSSQYISALLMIAPLMENGLTLHLEGVVISKPYINLTLQLMEQYGVKAEWNGQTIKVRPQDYHPIPFTVESDWSAASYWYSMMALSKNAEIELLGLFKNSLQGDAAGAKLFAQLGVGTTYTDRGVVLKHNGNRTKKLNYNFVNEPDLAQTFVVTCVLLNIPFRFTGLQSLKIKETDRIEALKTELRKLGYLLTDSNNSILEWNGERCEPQAHPVITTYEDHRMAMAFAPAALVLPEGIEIADPQVVSKSYPHYWRDLRTAGFIIIDNEQ; this is encoded by the coding sequence ATGAATTATACAATAAAGTCTCCTGATTCACTGAAAGCTTCCGTTAAGCTGCCCGCATCCAAGAGTATCTGTAATCGTGCGTTGATACTTAATGCGTTGAGCTATAGCCCGTATGAGATTCGGAATTTGTCGGATTGCGATGATACGGAGGTGATGGTGAAGGCGTTGAATTCGAATGACCGTGACTTTGATATAAAAGCCGCGGGAACTGCGATGCGGTTCCTGACGGCTTTTTTGTCTAAAGTGGTGGGCGAGTGGACGATTACCGGAACGGAGCGGATGAAGAACCGGCCGATCAAGATACTGGTGGATGCGCTGAATGCGCTGGGAGCACGGGTGGAATATATGGAGAAGGAGGGATATCCTCCTCTCCGCATTTTCGGAAGTGCGTTGCAGGGAGGCGAGATTTCGCTTGCCGGTGGGGTCAGTTCACAGTATATTTCGGCGTTGCTGATGATTGCCCCCCTGATGGAGAACGGGCTGACCTTGCATCTTGAAGGGGTTGTCATTTCGAAACCCTATATCAACCTGACGTTACAGCTGATGGAACAATATGGGGTAAAGGCGGAATGGAACGGGCAGACCATTAAGGTAAGACCGCAGGATTATCATCCGATACCCTTTACCGTTGAATCCGACTGGAGTGCTGCTTCCTACTGGTATTCCATGATGGCGTTGTCTAAAAATGCTGAGATCGAATTGCTGGGGCTGTTTAAGAACAGTTTGCAGGGAGATGCCGCCGGAGCCAAATTGTTTGCACAGCTTGGTGTGGGTACGACTTACACGGATCGGGGCGTTGTTTTGAAGCACAACGGGAATAGGACCAAAAAACTGAATTATAACTTCGTAAACGAGCCGGACCTGGCTCAAACCTTTGTCGTGACCTGTGTGTTATTGAATATCCCTTTCCGTTTTACCGGTTTGCAAAGTCTGAAGATAAAAGAAACCGACCGCATCGAAGCGCTTAAGACGGAGCTTCGCAAATTAGGATATCTCCTGACAGACAGCAACAACAGTATTTTGGAATGGAACGGCGAACGTTGTGAACCGCAAGCGCATCCTGTGATCACGACCTACGAAGATCACCGTATGGCGATGGCATTTGCACCTGCCGCCCTCGTGTTGCCGGAAGGGATCGAGATAGCTGACCCGCAGGTGGTCAGCAAAAGTTATCCGCACTATTGGAGAGACTTGAGAACCGCAGGCTTTATTATAATTGACAATGAACAATAG